The following are encoded together in the Bacteroidales bacterium MB20-C3-3 genome:
- a CDS encoding valine--tRNA ligase yields the protein MDIPAKYDPAGTEDKWYSYWLSNKLFHSEPDQREPYSIVIPPPNVTGVLHMGHMLNNTIQDVLVRRARMLGKNACWVPGTDHASIATEAKVVAKLKAEGIEKSDISREEFLEHAWEWKEKHGGIILEQLKKLGASCDWDRTKFTMDPEMSKSVINTFVHFYNKGLIYRGVRMVNWDPEGQTAVSDEEVIRKETKSKLYHLKYFISENGLPSNNFIVVATTRPETIMADSAVCIHPQDERYKHIKGKKVFIPLINKEIPIIEDEYVTMDFGTGCLKVTPAHDINDYEIGLRHKLPVTDIIDKWGKLNEDAIILVGTERFEARKQIVKMLSEKGFLEKEEDYISQIGYSERTNAVIEPKLSLQWFMRMEDSASKALKYVEEDKIKLIPEKFRNTYRHWMENVKDWCISRQLWWGQRIPAWYLPDGSFVVACDENEALTEARKIDKSIEPNMLSQDPDVLDTWFSSWLWPISVFDPSKPGFPDKEPNKDLAYYYPTNDLITAPEILFFWVARMIMAGDEFCGEMPFRNVYLTGIVRDKLGRKMSKSLGNSPDPIELMKIYGADGVRVGMLLCSNAGNDVLFDESQVEQGRNFSNKIWNAYRLVSGWKYNNDINQSERSGAAVKWFDFLLSSTIEKVDDHFSKFRISDALMTLYKLFWDDFCSWYLEIIKPGRDEEIDNQTYRSTVEFFEKLLRLLHPFMPFITEELWQNLDIKSSEKSIMISKMPSPSYYEPEYINSAEICKEAIVNIRSIRQSKNISPKESLLLFANKDAVPAELFSFINKMANIKEILPISQKEVNGAGASFMIGTIEFFIPLDTYVNKEEEIVKIEEELKRLNSFLNGVNKKLENQKFVESAPKDVVELEYKKQKDAITKIEKLLSSREELIKS from the coding sequence ATGGACATTCCTGCAAAATACGATCCCGCCGGAACAGAGGATAAGTGGTACTCATACTGGCTTAGTAATAAATTGTTTCACTCGGAACCTGACCAAAGAGAGCCATACTCTATTGTAATTCCCCCGCCAAATGTAACAGGGGTTCTTCATATGGGGCATATGTTGAATAATACTATTCAGGATGTGCTTGTCAGAAGAGCAAGAATGCTTGGGAAGAATGCCTGCTGGGTACCCGGTACTGATCACGCCTCAATAGCAACAGAGGCAAAAGTGGTTGCTAAGCTCAAGGCCGAAGGGATTGAAAAAAGTGACATCTCAAGAGAGGAATTTCTTGAACATGCATGGGAGTGGAAAGAAAAACATGGAGGGATTATTCTTGAACAGTTAAAAAAGCTGGGTGCTTCCTGCGACTGGGATAGAACAAAATTTACAATGGATCCTGAGATGAGTAAGAGTGTTATTAATACTTTTGTTCATTTCTATAATAAAGGGTTAATATACAGGGGCGTCAGAATGGTCAACTGGGATCCTGAAGGGCAGACAGCTGTTAGTGATGAAGAGGTTATACGAAAAGAGACAAAATCAAAACTATATCACTTAAAATACTTTATATCTGAAAACGGATTGCCATCAAACAACTTTATTGTTGTTGCAACAACCAGACCTGAAACAATTATGGCAGATTCAGCAGTCTGTATACATCCTCAAGACGAAAGATACAAACATATTAAAGGCAAGAAAGTATTTATCCCATTAATTAACAAAGAGATCCCAATTATTGAGGACGAATATGTTACAATGGATTTTGGGACAGGATGTCTTAAAGTAACTCCGGCTCATGATATTAATGACTATGAGATTGGACTCAGACACAAATTACCAGTTACCGATATTATTGACAAATGGGGAAAATTAAACGAAGATGCAATCATTTTAGTAGGGACTGAACGATTTGAAGCCCGGAAACAAATTGTTAAAATGCTTTCAGAAAAGGGATTTCTGGAGAAAGAGGAGGATTACATATCACAAATTGGATATTCTGAAAGGACTAACGCCGTTATTGAACCTAAATTGTCACTTCAGTGGTTTATGAGAATGGAAGATTCCGCTTCTAAAGCACTAAAATATGTAGAAGAGGATAAAATCAAACTTATCCCTGAAAAGTTCAGGAATACATACCGCCATTGGATGGAGAATGTAAAAGATTGGTGTATTTCAAGACAGCTCTGGTGGGGTCAGAGGATTCCTGCCTGGTATTTACCTGATGGCAGCTTTGTAGTGGCTTGTGATGAAAACGAAGCATTAACAGAAGCAAGAAAAATTGATAAATCAATTGAACCAAATATGCTTAGTCAGGATCCTGATGTGCTTGATACCTGGTTCTCTTCTTGGTTATGGCCAATTTCCGTTTTTGATCCTTCAAAGCCCGGGTTTCCCGATAAAGAGCCAAACAAAGATCTTGCTTATTACTACCCAACAAATGACCTGATTACTGCTCCTGAAATTTTATTCTTCTGGGTTGCCCGAATGATAATGGCAGGTGACGAGTTTTGTGGAGAAATGCCTTTCAGAAATGTTTATCTTACTGGTATTGTACGAGATAAACTAGGTAGAAAAATGTCAAAATCTTTAGGCAATTCTCCTGACCCTATAGAGTTGATGAAAATATACGGTGCAGATGGTGTAAGGGTTGGGATGCTTTTATGCAGCAATGCAGGTAATGATGTATTGTTTGATGAAAGTCAAGTTGAACAGGGGCGGAATTTTTCAAATAAGATCTGGAATGCATACAGACTTGTCTCAGGATGGAAGTATAATAATGATATCAATCAAAGTGAAAGATCCGGGGCTGCTGTTAAATGGTTTGATTTTCTTCTGTCCAGCACAATTGAAAAAGTAGATGATCATTTTAGCAAGTTTAGGATATCTGATGCACTTATGACATTATACAAACTCTTCTGGGACGATTTCTGCTCATGGTATTTAGAAATAATTAAACCTGGCAGAGATGAAGAGATTGATAATCAAACATACAGGTCAACAGTAGAGTTTTTTGAAAAATTATTAAGACTTCTCCACCCGTTTATGCCATTTATTACAGAAGAATTATGGCAAAATCTTGACATCAAAAGTTCTGAAAAGAGCATAATGATTTCCAAAATGCCTTCTCCCTCATATTATGAACCAGAGTATATTAACAGCGCTGAAATCTGTAAAGAGGCAATTGTTAACATCAGAAGTATAAGACAATCAAAAAACATATCTCCAAAAGAGTCTCTTTTGTTATTTGCTAATAAAGATGCAGTACCTGCTGAATTGTTCTCCTTTATTAATAAAATGGCTAACATTAAAGAAATCCTTCCAATCTCTCAGAAAGAAGTAAACGGTGCAGGAGCCTCTTTTATGATTGGAACAATAGAATTTTTTATACCTCTTGATACTTATGTAAATAAAGAGGAGGAGATAGTCAAAATTGAGGAGGAGTTAAAGAGATTAAACTCATTTCTCAATGGTGTAAATAAAAAACTTGAAAATCAAAAATTTGTAGAGAGTGCTCCTAAAGATGTAGTAGAATTGGAATACAAGAAGCAAAAAGATGCAATAACAAAAATTGAAAAATTATTATCCTCAAGGGAAGAACTTATTAAATCCTGA
- a CDS encoding twin-arginine translocase TatA/TatE family subunit, with amino-acid sequence MNHLLFLGSIGATEIIIIALIVVLLFGGKKIPELMKGIGKGVKSFKDGVKGVEDEINSSDNDKDKEKK; translated from the coding sequence ATGAATCATTTACTTTTTCTGGGTTCCATAGGAGCTACCGAGATTATTATCATTGCTCTTATCGTTGTCTTACTTTTTGGTGGTAAAAAAATCCCGGAACTGATGAAAGGAATTGGTAAGGGTGTGAAAAGCTTTAAAGATGGTGTTAAAGGAGTAGAAGATGAGATTAACTCTTCTGATAATGATAAAGATAAAGAGAAGAAGTGA
- a CDS encoding acyl-CoA dehydrogenase family protein, which yields MANFYKDNKDLRFQFDHPLMKRIVALKEQDFKDSGQFDYAPCTADDAIDSYDKVMEIMGDICGNIIALNAENVDKSGPVHHEGRVYYASGTKQNQDVLTQAGMYGMALPREFGGLNFSMVPYVMSAELVARADAGFANIWGLQDCAETINEYASEEIKKEFLPRINCGETCSMDLTEPDAGSDLQAVMLKASFNESENRWYLNGVKRFITNGDAEIKLVLARSEEGTTDGRGLSYFVYDKKWGGVTVRRIENKLGIKGSPTCELVFNNAPAKLVGERKLGLIKYVMSLMNGARLGVGAQSVGISEAAYREALKYAHERAQFGKPIIQFPAVYEMLAIIKAKLQASRSLLYETTRFVDVYKSYGFLAEERKLSPEERNESKKFQKLADMFTPMLKLMSSEYCNQNAYDSLQIHGGSGFMKDYPIERIYRDARITTIYEGTSQLQVVAAQRYVTNGSYLAQMREYELIPVKPEYEPYKKEVIEMTEQYAKAVELLNGKDSEYIDFHARRLVEMASHIIMSYLLLIDTQRDESYSASMEIFIDKAKSWNNERFSYVNDFTDYKLGSFLSVKGETSIEA from the coding sequence ATGGCAAATTTTTATAAAGACAATAAAGATCTTAGATTCCAGTTCGATCATCCTCTTATGAAAAGGATTGTTGCTCTGAAAGAGCAGGATTTTAAGGATTCAGGACAATTTGATTATGCTCCCTGCACAGCAGATGACGCCATCGACTCATACGATAAAGTAATGGAGATCATGGGTGATATTTGCGGCAACATAATCGCACTAAATGCAGAAAATGTTGATAAATCTGGTCCGGTTCATCATGAAGGCAGAGTCTATTATGCATCAGGAACAAAACAAAATCAGGATGTTTTAACTCAGGCTGGAATGTATGGAATGGCACTTCCCAGGGAATTTGGGGGGCTCAATTTTTCAATGGTACCATATGTTATGTCGGCAGAGTTGGTTGCCAGAGCAGATGCTGGATTTGCAAATATTTGGGGATTGCAGGATTGTGCCGAGACCATTAATGAATATGCGTCAGAAGAGATAAAGAAAGAGTTTCTGCCAAGAATTAACTGTGGCGAAACATGCTCTATGGATTTAACAGAACCAGATGCCGGTTCAGACCTTCAGGCTGTTATGCTTAAGGCCTCCTTTAACGAAAGTGAAAACAGGTGGTATTTAAATGGAGTTAAGAGATTTATAACAAACGGAGACGCTGAAATAAAGCTAGTACTGGCCAGATCTGAAGAGGGCACCACAGATGGCAGAGGTCTATCATATTTTGTCTACGATAAAAAGTGGGGAGGCGTAACTGTCAGGAGAATTGAAAATAAGCTTGGAATTAAAGGAAGCCCTACTTGTGAACTTGTATTTAATAATGCTCCTGCAAAACTTGTTGGTGAGAGAAAATTGGGGCTTATTAAGTATGTAATGTCATTAATGAATGGTGCCAGACTTGGGGTGGGTGCTCAATCTGTTGGTATTTCAGAAGCAGCTTATAGAGAAGCATTAAAATATGCTCACGAAAGAGCACAGTTTGGCAAACCGATAATCCAATTTCCAGCTGTATATGAAATGCTGGCAATTATCAAGGCCAAACTGCAGGCATCAAGATCACTTTTGTATGAGACAACCAGATTTGTAGATGTTTATAAATCTTATGGATTTTTAGCTGAAGAGAGAAAATTATCTCCTGAAGAGAGGAATGAGTCAAAAAAATTCCAGAAACTGGCAGATATGTTTACTCCTATGCTTAAATTAATGTCTTCCGAATATTGTAATCAAAATGCATATGATTCTCTTCAAATACATGGCGGCTCTGGTTTTATGAAAGACTACCCTATTGAGAGAATATACAGAGATGCAAGGATAACAACAATATATGAAGGAACATCTCAGCTTCAGGTTGTTGCAGCCCAAAGGTATGTAACCAATGGTTCATATCTAGCTCAGATGAGAGAGTATGAACTTATTCCGGTAAAACCAGAATATGAACCATACAAAAAAGAGGTTATTGAGATGACAGAGCAGTACGCTAAAGCAGTTGAACTACTAAATGGAAAAGATTCTGAATATATTGATTTCCATGCCAGGAGATTAGTTGAAATGGCTTCGCATATTATAATGTCATATCTGCTTTTAATAGACACTCAGAGAGATGAGTCATACTCAGCTTCAATGGAGATCTTTATTGATAAAGCAAAATCTTGGAATAACGAAAGATTTAGCTATGTTAATGATTTTACAGACTATAAATTAGGCTCTTTTTTGTCTGTTAAAGGCGAGACTTCAATAGAGGCTTAA
- the tatC gene encoding twin-arginine translocase subunit TatC, producing the protein MTFWDHLDELRKVLFRSVIAIFIIAVPVFLCKEILFGDIIFAPTKEGFILYKWLKGTFPGDFNLELINIDLSAQFFIHISVSLTIAFILAVPYILYQFWSFIKPGLYINEQKATKKAFLFGAFLFIAGVIVGYLFVFPLTLRFLGTYQVSESVPNQISLQSYISMFTRLILIMGIVFEMPALALILSKIGIINKGMLKKYRKHAFTILLIAAAVITPSGDAFTLMVVAAPLYLLYEFSILICRDIN; encoded by the coding sequence ATGACCTTTTGGGATCACCTGGATGAACTGAGGAAAGTTCTGTTCAGATCTGTCATAGCAATATTTATCATTGCTGTGCCAGTTTTTCTTTGTAAGGAAATCCTATTTGGAGATATAATCTTTGCCCCAACAAAAGAAGGTTTTATTCTCTACAAATGGCTAAAAGGAACTTTTCCGGGAGATTTCAATTTAGAGTTAATCAACATTGATTTATCCGCTCAATTTTTTATACATATATCTGTATCGTTAACAATTGCCTTTATTCTGGCTGTACCCTATATTCTGTATCAATTCTGGTCATTTATCAAGCCAGGATTATATATAAATGAGCAGAAAGCTACGAAAAAAGCATTTTTATTTGGAGCCTTTCTATTTATTGCGGGGGTTATTGTAGGATATCTGTTTGTTTTTCCTCTGACACTCAGGTTTCTTGGTACATATCAAGTTAGTGAATCAGTTCCCAATCAAATTTCTCTCCAGTCATATATCTCAATGTTTACAAGATTGATACTCATTATGGGGATAGTATTTGAAATGCCTGCACTTGCTTTAATTTTATCAAAAATTGGTATAATTAATAAAGGAATGCTAAAAAAATACAGAAAGCATGCCTTCACAATTTTGTTGATTGCAGCTGCAGTTATAACCCCTAGCGGAGATGCTTTTACACTTATGGTTGTTGCCGCTCCTCTATATCTTTTATATGAATTCAGCATACTGATTTGCCGTGATATCAATTAA
- a CDS encoding thioesterase family protein, with translation MFISEITFEVRYYETDMMGIVHHSNYIRYFETARSKALKDLGLPIEKIESSGIMMPVIHIECDYKIPLKMGDEIKIISKIKELPKVKFTIDSDIFNEKGEKVASGSVTLGFIHSGNRRPTRVPDFVLSVFSPYFKNN, from the coding sequence ATGTTTATTTCCGAAATTACATTTGAGGTAAGATATTATGAAACAGATATGATGGGCATTGTACATCACTCTAATTACATTAGATATTTTGAAACCGCAAGAAGTAAAGCACTGAAAGATTTGGGATTGCCAATAGAAAAGATTGAAAGTTCTGGAATTATGATGCCAGTAATTCACATTGAATGTGATTATAAGATTCCTTTAAAAATGGGAGATGAGATTAAAATTATAAGCAAAATTAAAGAACTTCCTAAAGTTAAGTTTACTATAGATTCTGATATATTTAACGAAAAAGGAGAAAAAGTTGCCTCCGGAAGTGTAACTTTGGGTTTTATACATTCAGGCAACAGGAGACCAACGCGTGTTCCTGATTTTGTTCTTAGTGTATTTAGCCCATATTTTAAGAATAATTAA
- a CDS encoding DUF3467 domain-containing protein → MNTVNELNIELSEDIAQGSYSNLAIITHSSSEFIIDFVRMMPGVPKPKVSSRVIMTAENSKRLLMALRDNVEKFENQFGEIEIHTNEDGAIPMAFGNNSAEA, encoded by the coding sequence ATGAATACTGTAAATGAGCTTAATATAGAACTGAGTGAAGATATAGCTCAGGGCTCTTATTCCAATTTAGCAATTATTACTCACTCTAGCAGTGAATTTATTATTGATTTCGTCAGAATGATGCCTGGTGTTCCAAAACCAAAAGTAAGCAGCAGGGTTATTATGACTGCCGAAAATTCTAAACGGTTATTAATGGCATTACGAGATAATGTAGAGAAGTTTGAAAACCAATTTGGAGAAATTGAGATTCACACTAATGAAGATGGGGCTATTCCAATGGCATTCGGCAATAATTCGGCCGAAGCCTGA
- a CDS encoding PCMD domain-containing protein, producing MFHNIVIYNRVLQMVILSVLLFSCDKVSNLSDSNQIEEVIIEDVLPAHVILDKPALTEGLITIPVKLGKYYFPIKVKLDIKTSHNGIKILGIDNDGYIEFQEYSSVKSVYVVSESGLTKSYDIKLDVLPSNEISEIISFYTGEIAGPVGTEISEEGYPNPTNSTVTLFLTSSQFPLTIKPLIKISKGAKITGWSTGESITFMLPEETKKLKLISESGREEEWRIIIKNAVPDYKANKEELLTVYEKLNSPFISLNAQSLNENFQIDSVHKSSATNEITIFYNDIKRSFPADVKIDFQLKNQLSLLGTPPSKIFKFPTDTSTFSFNIIDIINGIYTDWRICLKPKSYKNILNSFVWNNYTSSDNLVTLEGAYIDNSNKIISIPVISNGSFPLTINGITVSSANNISSSIPSTITFASIEDFKVYSIEYLGLSEFWRIELVNNFSPKSNKADIIDFELGNTSYGYNISEAYIEPENSEIVILADKFIPNEPLKLSAKIKISENAIIEDFTVGGVLSLYSGTPVKLNVIAQNGDVKEWQIRLVIAPQIPNSDMEIWRVHPQYTTINTIFPSDGSGWNSSNNPSLTGVFKTEGFNSQYAAKVTTTLSSINFADIIKVTSLASGNLFLGRFRYSTLASDVYNPSSMTLFGIPFLFEEIPLQMNFMYKYHRGEKLQRTTPKISSTIIPAFNPVEDLPGTDRGRAFIELWNDNRSQLNASGEILLDQNKDEWTLGQINIANYNYLKKPNYIAVGFTASKDGELFTGADGSFIIVDEIKLIYHKQGKGSIKIK from the coding sequence ATGTTTCATAACATTGTCATATATAATAGAGTATTGCAGATGGTTATATTATCTGTACTCCTCTTCTCTTGTGATAAAGTCTCAAATCTTAGTGATTCAAATCAAATAGAAGAGGTTATAATTGAAGATGTACTACCGGCTCACGTCATTCTGGATAAACCTGCTCTAACAGAAGGGTTAATCACTATTCCCGTAAAACTAGGTAAATATTACTTTCCCATAAAAGTTAAGCTTGATATTAAAACAAGTCATAATGGTATAAAAATTTTAGGAATTGACAATGATGGATACATTGAATTTCAAGAGTATTCTTCGGTTAAATCAGTTTATGTTGTTTCTGAAAGTGGACTAACTAAAAGCTATGATATTAAACTGGATGTGTTACCATCAAACGAGATATCTGAGATTATAAGTTTCTATACAGGTGAAATTGCCGGCCCTGTCGGAACGGAAATTTCAGAAGAGGGGTATCCAAATCCAACGAACTCCACAGTGACATTGTTTTTGACAAGCTCACAGTTCCCGTTAACAATCAAGCCTTTAATTAAAATCTCAAAAGGAGCCAAAATTACGGGTTGGAGTACAGGTGAATCAATAACATTTATGTTACCCGAGGAAACAAAGAAATTAAAATTAATAAGTGAGAGCGGACGAGAAGAAGAGTGGAGAATCATAATAAAAAATGCCGTCCCGGACTACAAAGCAAACAAAGAGGAGCTGTTAACTGTATACGAAAAGCTTAATTCTCCTTTTATATCTTTGAATGCTCAATCTCTAAATGAAAATTTTCAAATTGATTCAGTTCATAAATCATCTGCTACTAATGAAATTACTATATTTTATAATGATATAAAACGATCATTTCCCGCAGATGTAAAAATTGACTTTCAGTTAAAAAATCAATTGTCCCTTTTGGGGACTCCACCCAGCAAAATATTTAAATTTCCTACTGATACTTCAACATTTTCGTTTAATATTATTGATATAATTAATGGAATTTATACAGACTGGAGGATTTGTTTAAAACCAAAGTCTTATAAGAATATTTTAAACAGTTTTGTATGGAATAACTATACCAGTAGTGACAACTTAGTAACTTTAGAGGGTGCTTATATTGATAATTCTAATAAGATAATTTCTATTCCGGTTATCTCTAACGGATCTTTCCCTCTTACCATTAATGGGATTACGGTATCTTCGGCAAATAACATTTCTTCCAGCATCCCTTCTACTATTACTTTCGCATCTATAGAGGATTTTAAAGTTTACTCGATAGAATATCTAGGATTATCCGAGTTTTGGAGAATAGAGTTAGTTAATAATTTTTCACCAAAATCCAATAAAGCAGATATAATTGATTTTGAATTAGGAAATACCTCTTATGGATATAATATTTCTGAAGCATACATTGAGCCGGAGAATTCTGAAATTGTCATATTAGCTGATAAGTTTATACCAAATGAGCCTTTAAAATTATCAGCCAAGATTAAAATTTCAGAGAATGCTATAATTGAAGATTTTACTGTTGGAGGTGTGCTTTCATTGTATTCTGGTACTCCTGTCAAGTTAAATGTAATTGCTCAGAACGGAGATGTTAAAGAGTGGCAAATCAGACTTGTTATTGCGCCTCAAATTCCAAATTCTGATATGGAGATATGGAGGGTACATCCTCAGTACACCACAATAAACACAATATTTCCAAGTGACGGATCTGGCTGGAACAGCTCAAACAATCCATCATTAACAGGGGTATTCAAAACTGAGGGATTCAATTCACAATATGCAGCAAAAGTTACCACAACTCTTTCTTCGATTAACTTTGCAGATATAATCAAGGTAACATCACTTGCATCAGGTAATCTTTTTCTGGGTAGATTCAGATACAGTACACTCGCTTCTGATGTTTACAATCCATCAAGCATGACATTGTTTGGCATTCCATTTTTATTTGAAGAGATACCCTTGCAGATGAATTTTATGTACAAATATCATAGAGGAGAGAAATTGCAAAGAACTACTCCGAAGATTTCTTCTACAATAATTCCGGCATTTAATCCTGTAGAGGATTTGCCAGGAACAGACAGAGGAAGGGCATTTATTGAACTTTGGAACGATAACAGGAGCCAACTTAACGCCTCCGGAGAAATTCTTCTTGATCAAAATAAAGATGAGTGGACTTTAGGTCAAATCAATATAGCAAATTATAATTATTTAAAAAAACCAAATTATATAGCTGTCGGTTTCACAGCTAGTAAAGATGGCGAGTTATTTACCGGTGCCGATGGTAGTTTTATAATAGTTGATGAGATTAAATTGATTTATCATAAACAAGGTAAAGGGTCCATTAAAATCAAGTAA
- a CDS encoding electron transfer flavoprotein subunit beta/FixA family protein, translated as MNKAFKIVVLAKQVPDTRNVGKNAMKEDGTVNRAALPAIFNPEDMNALEQALRIKDKFPNSKVYLLTMGPGRAADIIREGLFRGADGGILLTDRKFAGADTLATSYALSMALKKMQPDIIFAGRQAIDGDTAQVGPQVAQKLDIPQITYSEEVLEINDSTIKVKRRLERGIEIVESNLPAVITVHATAADCRPRNAKSLMKFKHARTASEEHDNEHNSYLPLYTMDYLKIEEWGVNEIGGDEKNYGLSGSPTKVKKIENIVFHAKEAKKLSSSLPDIDSLMKELIASHTIG; from the coding sequence ATGAATAAAGCATTTAAAATTGTTGTTCTGGCAAAACAAGTGCCAGATACGAGAAACGTTGGTAAAAATGCAATGAAAGAGGATGGAACCGTAAACAGAGCGGCTCTTCCTGCAATTTTTAACCCTGAGGATATGAATGCTCTTGAGCAAGCACTAAGGATTAAAGACAAATTCCCAAATAGTAAAGTATACTTACTTACTATGGGTCCTGGTCGTGCTGCAGATATTATCCGTGAGGGCCTTTTCAGAGGTGCTGACGGTGGAATTCTGCTAACAGACAGGAAGTTCGCCGGTGCTGATACATTGGCAACATCTTATGCTCTCTCAATGGCACTGAAAAAAATGCAACCTGATATTATTTTTGCCGGGAGGCAAGCTATAGATGGTGATACAGCCCAGGTGGGTCCTCAGGTTGCTCAAAAATTAGACATTCCTCAAATAACCTATTCTGAGGAGGTTCTGGAAATTAACGACTCCACTATTAAGGTTAAAAGGAGACTCGAAAGAGGTATTGAAATTGTTGAGTCAAATTTACCTGCTGTTATTACTGTTCATGCTACTGCTGCGGATTGCCGTCCCAGAAATGCAAAATCATTAATGAAATTCAAACATGCAAGAACAGCATCTGAGGAGCACGACAATGAACACAATTCATATTTACCCCTTTACACAATGGACTATTTAAAAATTGAGGAGTGGGGTGTCAACGAAATTGGTGGTGATGAAAAAAACTATGGTTTATCAGGCTCCCCTACAAAGGTTAAGAAGATAGAAAACATTGTATTTCACGCAAAAGAGGCAAAGAAATTATCTTCTTCACTGCCAGATATTGATTCACTTATGAAAGAGTTGATAGCCTCACATACTATTGGTTAA
- a CDS encoding electron transfer flavoprotein subunit alpha/FixB family protein has protein sequence MNNILVYIETDNGKVCDVSLELLTKGRSLSSQLGCKLEAMLIGHQVEPLIPELASYGASKVYLADDKRLNNYLTLPYSEIAISLIKKENPQIALFGATSIGRDLAPRVSSALNSGLTADCTSLEIGSHSDNKAGKTYDNLLYQIRPAFGGNIIATIINPDHRPQMATVREGVMKSEPLPRPGECKTQKVDLDKILNDSQFVVKIIERHIEERKIDIKSSSIIIAGGFGVGSKENFELLFDLAKVLGAEVGASRAAVDAGFADHARQIGQTGVTVRPKLYIAIGISGQIQHTAGMDQSAMIISINTDPLAPINQIADYTITGDFTEVIPRMIKAYKNNSK, from the coding sequence ATGAACAATATATTAGTATATATAGAAACAGACAACGGAAAGGTATGTGATGTAAGTTTGGAACTTCTGACAAAAGGAAGATCTCTCTCATCTCAACTTGGATGTAAGCTAGAAGCTATGTTAATAGGCCATCAAGTTGAACCTTTGATACCTGAACTCGCAAGCTATGGAGCATCAAAAGTTTACCTGGCAGATGACAAAAGACTTAATAATTATCTAACACTGCCATATTCCGAAATAGCCATCTCTCTTATTAAAAAAGAGAACCCCCAAATTGCTCTTTTTGGAGCAACCAGTATTGGCAGAGATTTAGCACCAAGAGTTTCAAGTGCATTAAACAGTGGATTAACTGCAGATTGCACCTCTCTAGAAATTGGCTCTCACTCTGATAACAAAGCCGGAAAAACGTATGATAATCTTCTTTATCAAATAAGACCTGCATTTGGAGGAAATATTATAGCAACGATCATTAATCCCGATCACAGACCACAAATGGCTACAGTAAGAGAGGGAGTAATGAAAAGCGAACCACTACCCCGCCCTGGTGAGTGTAAAACTCAAAAAGTTGATTTAGATAAAATTCTAAATGACTCCCAATTTGTTGTCAAAATAATTGAAAGACATATTGAAGAGAGAAAAATTGATATTAAATCTTCGTCAATAATCATTGCAGGTGGCTTTGGTGTAGGTTCAAAAGAAAACTTTGAGCTGCTTTTTGATCTTGCTAAGGTTTTGGGTGCAGAAGTTGGTGCATCAAGAGCCGCAGTTGACGCTGGTTTTGCAGACCATGCAAGACAAATCGGTCAGACAGGTGTTACGGTTAGACCTAAATTATATATAGCTATAGGGATTTCTGGTCAAATTCAACATACTGCAGGGATGGATCAGTCAGCAATGATAATTTCCATTAACACAGATCCATTGGCTCCTATTAACCAAATTGCAGACTATACTATTACTGGAGATTTTACAGAGGTTATTCCTAGAATGATAAAAGCATATAAAAACAATAGCAAATAG